One genomic window of Devosia salina includes the following:
- a CDS encoding UbiD family decarboxylase, translating into MTAPLLPRPRHPIAADLSEFAALLEARGLLRRIAHPVSMRHEITEIHRRVLAADGPALLFEHPVMVDGTPSPMPVLVNLFGTTERIALGMGLDAADLVGLGEGLAQLRTPHPPRDLGGAWAQRDMLRAALSLRTRTVARPACREIVWRGKDIDLSRLPIQVCWPGEPAPLITWPLVITRAPDDPGDINVGVYRMQVLGPDRAIVRWLPSRGGARHHRLWQAKGKDMPIAIAIGADPATLLAAVMPLPDGLNEMAFAGVLRRRPTPVARALTIALPVPATAEIVLEGVVSATETAPEGPYGDHTGYYNSVEPFPVVSLSAITMRRQPVYLSTYTGRPPDEPSRLGAAMTPLFVPLARQQFPEIRDLWLPPEACSYRTMVFAIDKRYPGQARRVMMGLWSMLPQFSMTKLIIAVDPDIDVRDWADVMWALSTRFDASRDLLSIADTPIDYLDFASPRPGLGGKLGLDATTKIGAETEREWGRPLVMSDAIRTRVDAIWTQLGLQP; encoded by the coding sequence CGTGCTGGCGGCCGATGGTCCCGCATTGCTGTTCGAGCACCCCGTCATGGTCGATGGCACGCCCTCGCCCATGCCCGTGCTGGTCAATCTCTTCGGCACTACCGAGCGCATTGCCCTGGGCATGGGCCTGGATGCGGCCGATCTGGTAGGGCTGGGGGAGGGGCTGGCGCAATTACGGACACCGCACCCGCCGCGCGATCTCGGAGGCGCCTGGGCGCAGCGCGACATGTTGCGGGCCGCCCTCAGCCTGCGCACGCGAACCGTGGCGCGGCCTGCCTGCCGGGAAATCGTCTGGCGCGGCAAGGACATCGATCTGTCGCGGCTGCCGATCCAGGTCTGCTGGCCAGGGGAGCCGGCGCCGCTGATCACCTGGCCGCTGGTCATCACCCGGGCGCCCGACGATCCGGGCGATATCAATGTCGGCGTCTATCGCATGCAGGTCCTTGGCCCGGATCGCGCCATCGTCCGCTGGCTGCCCAGCCGCGGCGGCGCCCGGCACCACCGGCTGTGGCAGGCAAAGGGCAAGGACATGCCCATCGCCATTGCCATCGGCGCCGATCCGGCAACGCTGCTGGCCGCCGTCATGCCGCTGCCCGATGGGCTGAACGAAATGGCCTTCGCCGGGGTGCTGCGGCGGCGACCGACCCCGGTGGCGAGGGCGCTGACCATTGCATTGCCAGTGCCCGCCACGGCGGAAATCGTGCTTGAGGGGGTGGTGAGTGCCACTGAAACCGCACCCGAGGGGCCCTATGGCGACCACACGGGCTATTACAATTCCGTCGAGCCCTTTCCTGTGGTGAGCCTCAGCGCCATCACCATGCGCCGCCAGCCGGTCTATCTCTCCACTTATACCGGGCGCCCGCCCGATGAGCCCTCGCGCCTTGGCGCGGCAATGACACCGCTCTTCGTGCCGCTGGCCCGACAGCAATTCCCGGAAATCCGCGATCTGTGGCTGCCGCCCGAGGCCTGCTCCTACCGGACCATGGTGTTTGCCATCGACAAGCGCTATCCCGGCCAGGCCCGGCGGGTGATGATGGGGCTGTGGTCCATGCTGCCGCAATTCAGCATGACCAAGCTGATCATTGCGGTCGATCCCGATATCGATGTCCGCGACTGGGCGGACGTGATGTGGGCGCTCTCGACGCGCTTCGATGCATCCCGCGATCTGCTCTCCATCGCGGACACGCCCATCGATTATCTCGATTTTGCCTCGCCCCGGCCAGGCCTCGGGGGGAAGCTCGGCCTGGATGCCACCACCAAGATCGGCGCGGAAACGGAGCGCGAGTGGGGGCGTCCGCTGGTCATGTCCGATGCGATCAGGACCCGCGTCGATGCCATCTGGACCCAGTTGGGTCTCCAGCCATGA